Proteins from one Chaetodon auriga isolate fChaAug3 chromosome 19, fChaAug3.hap1, whole genome shotgun sequence genomic window:
- the mvb12ba gene encoding multivesicular body subunit 12Ba yields the protein MPEVRELSEALPEMPMDPITGVGVVASRNRAPTGYDVVSTTTDGLDADLWKDGLFKSKVTRYLCFTRVFSKENSHLGNVLVDMKLIDIKDTLPVGFIPIQETVDTQEQAFRKRRLCIKFIPRDSTEAAICDIRILGRSKQAPPQYTFIGELNNMGIWYRMGNVPRAQDSTHTPTTNNIQNVNSSSSSAPVPAAPLPKHISMTLPASFRGKNTTRPDYEHQNSNLYAISAMDGVPFMISEKFACASSDLQQVDLMGITIKSLAEIEKEYDYSFRTEHSAAARLPPSPTRTSLSSEA from the exons ATGCCTGAGGTTCGGGAGCTTTCTGAAGCTTTGCCAGAGATGCCCATGGACCCAATCACTGGAGTCGGAGTAGTAGCCTCCAGGAACAGGGCTCCCACCGGATATGATGTG GTCTCTACAACAACGGACGGCCTGGATGCTGACCTGTGGAAAGATGGCCTTTTCAAATCCAAGGTGACCCGCTACCTCTGCTTCACCAGGGTCTTCTCGAAAGAAAAT AGCCATTTAGGCAATGTTCTTGTGGACATGAAGCTGATTGATATAAAGGACACTCTGCCTGTGGGTTTCATTCCAATCCAGGAGACTGTCGACACTC AAGAGCAGGCCTTCAGGAAGAGGCGACTCTGCATCAAGTTTATTCCACGGGACTCCACAGAGGCAGCCATTTGTGACATCCGCATCTTGGGACGCTCCAAGCAGGCCCCTCCTCAGTACACCTTTATAGG AGAGCTCAACAACATGGGAATCTGGTATCGCATGGGGAACGTACCTCGGGCCcaggactccacacacacaccaaccaccAACAACATCCAGAATGTGAActcatcctccagctcagccCCAGTCCCTGCAGCTCCTTTGCCCAA GCATATTTCTATGACTCTTCCGGCCAGCTTCAGAGGGAAGAACACTACCAGGCCAGATTATGAACACCAGAACTCCAACCTGTATGCTATCTCAG CAATGGATGGAGTGCCTTTCATGATCTCTGAGAAGTTTGCCTGTGCCTCGTCTGAT ctgcagcaggtggatcTGATGGGAATTACAATCAAGTCACTGGCTGAGATCGAGAAAGAG taTGATTACAGTTTCCGGACGgagcacagtgcagcagctcgCCTCCCTCCCAGTCCAACGCGGACCTCCCTGAGCTCTGAGGCCTGA